The genome window ACCACGATGGAACCCTCGACGCCGGCGTTCTGCGAGATCTGGCGAATCGGCTCCTCGAGCGCGCGCTCGATGATCCGCACGCCGATCTGCTCGTCCGCGTCGTCCAGCTTGAAGCTCTTCAGCACGGCCTGGGCACGAAGGAGCGCCACGCCGCCGCCGGGGACGATCCCCTCTTCCACCGCGGCGCGCGTCGCATGGAGGGCGTCCTCCACGCGGGCCTTCTTCTCCTTCATCTCCGTCTCGGTGGCGGCGCCCACGTGGATCACCGCCACACCGCCGGCCAGCTTGGCGAGACGCTCCTGCAGCTTCTCGCGGTCGTAGTCGCTGGTGGTCTTGTCGATGGCGGCGCGGATCTCGTTGATGCGGCCCTTGATCAGGTCCTGCTCGCCGGCGCCGTCCACCACCGTGGTGTTGTCCTTGTCGATCACGATCCGCTTGGCGCGGCCGAGGTCCGACAGCACGGCGTTCTCAAGCTTGAAGCCGACCTCTTCCGAGATCACCTGGCCGCCCGTGAGCACCGCGATGTCCTGCAGCATGCTCTTGCGGCGGTCGCCGAAGCCCGGGGCCTTGACGGCCGCGACCTTGAGGGTGCCGCGCAGCTTGTTGACGACGAGCGTGGCCAGGGCCTCGCCCTCCACGTCCTCGGCGATGATCAGGAGCGGGCGGCCCATCTGCGCCACCTTCTCCAGCACCGGGAGGAGGTCCTTCATCGACGACACCTTCTTGTCGTGGATGAGGATCATCGCGTCCTCGAGCACCGTCTCCATGCGGTCCGGATCGGTGATGAAGTACGGCGACAGGTAGCCGCGGTCGAACTGCATCCCCTCCACCGTCTCCAGCGTCGTCTCGAGGCCCTTGGCCTCCTCGACGGTGATCACGCCGTCCTTGCCCACCTTCTCCATCGCGTCGGCGATGAGGTTGCCGATCTCCTCGTCGGAGTTGGCGGAGATGGTGCCGACCTGCGCGATCTCCTTCTTGCCGGCGGTCTCCACCGACATCGACTTCAGCTGGGCCACCACCTGCTCGACGGCCTTGTCGATGCCGCGCTTGAGCGACATCGGGTTGGCGCCGGCGGTGACGTTCTTGAGGCCCTCGCGGAAGATGGCCTGGGCGAGCACGGTGGCGGTGGTGGTGCCGTCGCCGGCCAGGTCGCTCGTCTTGGTCGCGACCTCCTTCACCATCTGAGCCCCCATGTTCTCGATGGGGTTCTCCAGCTCCACTTCCTTCGCCACGGTCACGCCGTCCTTGGTGATGAGCGGCGAGCCGAACTTGCGGTCGATCACCACGTTGCGCCCCTTGGGGCCCAGGGTGACCTTTACGGCCTCCGCCAGCTGGTCCACGCCCTTCTTGAGCGCGGCGCGGGCGTCGGTGCTGAAAACCAGCTCCTTGGCAGCCATATTGTCTCTCCTATCTAGAGTTGCGTACGCGAAAGTTCACTCGGGAATGCGACGCGGTGGGCTCAGCCCACCACCGCGAGCACGTCGGACTCGCGGAGGATCAGGTACTGCTCGTTCTCCACCGTCACCTCGGTGCCGCTGTACTTTCCGTACAGCACCTTGTCGCCCACCTTCAGCTCCATCTCGACGCGCGCGCCGTCTTCCACCTTGCCCGGCCCGACGGCGACGACTTCGCCCTGCTGCGGCTTTTCCTTGGCGGTGTCGGGGATGTAGAGCCCGCCACGCATCTGCTCCGTGTCCTCGAGCGCCTTGACGACGACGCGGTCGGCGAGCGGCTTGACCTTGATCTCAGTCGCGGTGGCCATATGGATGACCCTCCCTGGATTGAGTAGTGAGTTGTGGACTTCTGTTAGCACTCTCACCCTGAGAGTGCTAACGACGCGGCAAGATAGCACCGCGCGCCGCGCTGTCAAGCACGGCCGGAACGGTGCGCCCCCTTTGCACGCGCCGTTCCGCGGGACTGCGCCAATATGGCTCCCCGGGTGCGCCGGAGCGGCGGAGTGGCTGTCACTTTGGGAGTGGGCGCCGTTGTGGCGAGCGGGCGCGCCCCGGTAGCTTGGCGATCCACCGCATCCAACCCACACACGAGCGTCTTACGTCATGAAGAATCTTTTCGAACCGGCACGGGCTGCCGAATTGAAGGAGAGGCTGCTGCGGCTGCGGCCGGACAGCGAGCGCCAATGGGGGAAGATGAGCCCGGCGCAGGCGGTGGCACACTGCTCCATCGCGATGGAGATGGCGTTGGGCGACACCCGGGCGCCGCGCATGCTGGCGGGGCGCATCTTCGGGAGGATCGTCAAGGCGCTCGCCCTCCGCAACGACGCCCCGATCCGCCGGAACACACCTACGGTGCCGGAGCTGGTCGTCGCGGACGAGCGCTCGCTAGACACCGAACGCCAGCGCCTCTCGGTCCTGATCGACCGCTTCACCGCCGCGGGCCCGGCGGGATGCACCACCCACCCGCACGCCTTCTTCGGCCGCCTGACGCCGCAGGAATGGAGCGTTCTGATGTACAAGCACGTGGACCATCACCTGCGGCAGTTCGAGGCTTAGAGCGCGTTAGTGCGCGGTCCCTGCCGCCTTCCTGTCATCCTGAACGAGCCGCTTCTCAGGACTGAATCATCGCCGAAATCGGGCGGCGAGTGAAGGCTCCAGCCGGCGAGGCAAGAGGACGGCTCGTTGAGGCGAACCCCCTCGGCACGCGCAGTAGATCCTTTGCTCGCGCCAGAGTGTGGAGACCGCGAAGCGCGTCGCTCAGGATGACAGAATGCCGCGAACACCGATGGACGCGAAACGCCCCTCCCCCAGGTTGTTTTGGGGGAGGGGCAGCGAGGTGACGAGCGGGGAGGGGGCCCGCGTCGTCATTCCGCCCGAAACGGCACCTCGATCACCAGCCCGTCGTACGCGGCGACCACCTCGGGGAAGACGGCGCGGGCCTCGCGCTCCAGCACACGCGGATCGTCGGCGTAGCGGGGGGAAAAGTGGGTGAGCGCGAGGCGCAGCACGCCCGCGTCCGCGGCGACCTGCGCGGCTTCGCGGGCGGTGGAGTGGCCCGTGGAGACGGCGCGATCCGCCTCGTCCTGCGCAAAGGTGGCCTCGTGGATCAAGAGGTCGGCGCCAGCGGCGATCTCGCGCGTGGTGGAGGTGGGGCGGGTGTCGCCGGTGTACACCACCTTGCGGCCCGGGCGCGGATCGCCCACCACGTCGGCCGCGCGGATGGTGCGGCCCTCCACCTCCACGTCCTCTCCGTGGTGGAGCTTGCCCCAGAGCGGACCCTCAGGAACTCCCAGGTCGCGCGCGAGCTGCGCGTTGAAGCGTCCCAGCCGCTCATGCTCCACCACCGCGTATCCAACCGCCCGCCCCGCGTGCTTGGCGGCGAACGGGACGATGTCGTACACGCCGCGGCCGATCTTCTCCCCCGGCTCCACGCCTACGATCCGCACCTCGAAGGGAACGCGCTCGACCCCCAGCTCCACCGCCTGCTTGAGCGTCGCCTCGGTGCCGCGCGGGGTCCAGAGCGTCATCGGCTCCTCGCGCGCCTGCAGCCCCAGCGTCCTCAGCAGCCCGATCACCCCCAGGAAATGGTCGGCATGGAGGTGCGTGAAGAAGATGTCGTGGAACCCGAACCCGGTGCCGAACTTCATCATCTGCCGCTGCGTGCCCTCACCGCAGTCGAACACCAGCACGTCCCCCTCGCGCTGCACCACCAGCGACGAGACGTTGCGGCCCACCGTGGGGCGCGCCGCCGCGGTGCCGAGAAAGGTTACGCGCATGGAACAGCAGTGCGTGAGTGCGTGAGTGCGTGAGTGCGCAATGGCACTTCGCGAAGGCGGGCGAATGCGGCCGCGCAAACAATGCGCGCGCACCGGGACCGCGGACCCACACCGGCACCAACGCACTCACGCACTAACGCACTAACGCACTTCTTCTCCCTCATGCCTGCACCACCTCGACCTTCAGATGCGGCTCGATCTCGGTCTTGGGGATCAGCGCGGGCCAGTACGCCATGATCTCCTGCACCGCCGGGCGTCCGCCCGCGAAGCCGGTTACCGAGGGCGGGCCGGCCAGCACGAGCGGCGCGATTTCCTTGGTGAAGCGCTCCACGGCCGCCCGGTCCTGGCCGCGCACTCCCCAGCGCACCGTGACTTCGGGCAGGTCGCGCGGCATGGGGCCGGCGAGGGGGCCGTGCGTCGCGTTCCAGCCGACGTATTCGGTCAGCACCTCGTCGAACTTGAGGCCAAGCCGGTCCAGCCGCTCGCGCAGCACGCGGTCGGCGAGCTGCGCCTTCTCCACGGCGTCGGGCCAGGAGTAGACGAGGGTGCCGGTCGCCTTGTAGCCGTCGGAGTAGGCGATGCTCACCTTGAGCATGTCCGTGCGCGCGCCGCCCTTCACGCCGAAGACGCGCACCCGGTCCGGCCCGTCGGCCTCCAGGCGGATGCTGGTGAAGTCCGCCACCACGTCCGGGGTGATGTAGCTGCGCGGATCGCCCATCTCGTAGACGAGCTGCTCCTTGACGGTGGGGAGCGTCACGCGCCCGCCGGTGCCGTCGTGCTTGGTGACGATGAACGACCCGTCCGGAGAGGCTTCGATGATCGGGTAGCCGATCTGCGCCAGCTCCTTGATCTCGCGCCAGTCCACCATGTGGTTGCCGCCGCTGGCCTGCGCGCCGCACTCGTTGATGTGTCCCGCCACCACCCCAGCCGCGATCCGGTCGTGGTCGTCCAGCGACCAGCCGAACTCGTGGATCATCGGCCCGTAGGTGAGCGCCGTGTCCGTGGAGCGGCCGGTGATGACGACGTGCGGGTCCTGCCGCAGCGCCTCGACGATCGGCCGCGCGCCGATGTAGGCGTTGGCGCTCTGCACGCGGTCGAGGACGGTGGAGAGGGGCTCGCCCGTCTCCATGTTCTTGAGCTCCACCCCGTGCCCAAGCAGGTCGGGGAGGCGCTCCAGGATGTCGTCGCCGGTGATGGTGCCGATGCGCGCGCGGCCGCCGAGCCCCGCCTTGCGCGCCTCCTCCAGCACCGCGTCGCGGCACCCGATCGGGTTGACGCCACCCGCGTTGGCGATCACGCGGATGCCGCGCTCCACCACCGCCGGCAGGATCTCGCCCATCAGCGGCACGAAGTCGCGCGCGTACCCCAGCGCCGGGTTGCGCGAGCGCTGCTTCTGCATGATCGACATCGTGACCTCGGCCAGGTAGTCGAGCATCAGGTAGTCGATGGGCCCGCCCTCCACCTGCTGCTTGGGAGCGTCCAGCTGGTCCCCCCAGAACCCCTGCCCGGAGGCGATGCGGATCTTGTCTTTCATTCTGCTCTGAGAAGTGCGAGTCCGGCTGCGCGCCGGGGCATTGTTCCGGAAAACGATCCGGAGGCCGCACCGGGCAGCCTCCGGACAGGATAATTCAACCGTGCCTCCGCCGCGGCAACCGGCGTGCCCCGGGTGCTACGCGCGATCGTATGCGACGCACGCGCGGATGTCTTCCCTCGTGAGCTCCGGGAAATCACGGAGCACTTCCTCCTCCGTCATCCCTGAAGCCATGTACTCGAGCACGTCCGCCACGGTGATCCGCAGGCCGCGGACGCACGGTTTCCCGCTGCGCTTTCCAGGCGATGGTAATGCGGTCCGCGTGATCCATCGTTCTCCCTTCTGCCCACCGGCGGGCAATCATAACTGACTCATGCCGGCCCGAGCACCTCGTCCACGCGTATCTCACGACCGAGGACGGGTGAGGCGAACACCTCGCCGTACCGATACTCGCGCGATACCGCGTACTCGCCACCGACAGGGGTATGATGCACGATCACACTTGGTGCGTTCACGTCCGCGATCCAGTACTCACCGATAGCGGCACGTGCGTACAGCGCGGCTTTTTCCAGGTCTCGATCCAGCGAGCTGTCCGCCACCTCTACCACGAGGAGCGCGTCCCATGGACCCGCCTCACGCGAGCGGTAGCGGTCGGGATGAAGCCGCAGCACCACCAGATCGGGCTCGGGAACTTCGCCCGAGTGGAAGCGGAGAGGGCTCTGCACGCGCAGGATCGCACGGCCGCGCACCTCGGCACCCAAGAACTCGGTGAGCAGATCGACCGTGTAGACGTGCCGGTGACCGATCGGCGTCATACAGACCAGATCTCCATCGATCAGCTCCAGGCGCTCGTCTTCGTCGAGGATGCCGCCCGTCGTCATGCGGAGCACGTCCTCGTAGGTCCACCGCCGCGGCGTCCCCCACGCTTTCTTTTCGCGCACCATCCCGTCGATCAGCTCGATTCCGGATTCGGGAAGGATGCCGAGTTCCCCCATCCGGTAGTACTCGTCGACAGTCCACAGTCTGCGTTCGGTTTTGGTGGTGGTGCGCATAGCTGTCCTCCTGCGGAAGCAGACAACCCCTTCGAGCGATCAACTTTTCCGTCGTCCGAACGATGCCGGCGGAACGCCGCCGCTCCCGCGCTACAGGGCCGACCGAGGCTTGATCACGTCATCCACGGACACGGTCAAGCCGTTCAGCACCGGCGAGCTCCACGACTCCCCGGCACCGTACACCTGAACCTCGGTGTACGCGCCGCCGGCCGGCGTCTGGTGGATCAGGACGTGGTCGCGCGTGAGGTCGACCAGCCAGTACTCCGGGATGCCGGCGGCGGCGTATCGCTCCGCCTTGACGTGCCGATCGTAGCGGATGGAAGACTCGGCAACTTCGACCACCACGAGCGCATCGTGATGAGTGGGGTGCGCGTCCTCGTACTCGCGCGGCTCGGGGCGAAGCACCGCCACGTCCGGCTCCGGATCGTAGTCGTCCGGGAGCCAGAGGGGCTTTTCGCTCCGCACGATCACGTCTGCCGTCCGCGCTATCAGCAGGCGGGTGATGCGGG of Longimicrobium sp. contains these proteins:
- a CDS encoding ribonuclease Z, with amino-acid sequence MRVTFLGTAAARPTVGRNVSSLVVQREGDVLVFDCGEGTQRQMMKFGTGFGFHDIFFTHLHADHFLGVIGLLRTLGLQAREEPMTLWTPRGTEATLKQAVELGVERVPFEVRIVGVEPGEKIGRGVYDIVPFAAKHAGRAVGYAVVEHERLGRFNAQLARDLGVPEGPLWGKLHHGEDVEVEGRTIRAADVVGDPRPGRKVVYTGDTRPTSTTREIAAGADLLIHEATFAQDEADRAVSTGHSTAREAAQVAADAGVLRLALTHFSPRYADDPRVLEREARAVFPEVVAAYDGLVIEVPFRAE
- a CDS encoding acyclic terpene utilization AtuA family protein; the encoded protein is MKDKIRIASGQGFWGDQLDAPKQQVEGGPIDYLMLDYLAEVTMSIMQKQRSRNPALGYARDFVPLMGEILPAVVERGIRVIANAGGVNPIGCRDAVLEEARKAGLGGRARIGTITGDDILERLPDLLGHGVELKNMETGEPLSTVLDRVQSANAYIGARPIVEALRQDPHVVITGRSTDTALTYGPMIHEFGWSLDDHDRIAAGVVAGHINECGAQASGGNHMVDWREIKELAQIGYPIIEASPDGSFIVTKHDGTGGRVTLPTVKEQLVYEMGDPRSYITPDVVADFTSIRLEADGPDRVRVFGVKGGARTDMLKVSIAYSDGYKATGTLVYSWPDAVEKAQLADRVLRERLDRLGLKFDEVLTEYVGWNATHGPLAGPMPRDLPEVTVRWGVRGQDRAAVERFTKEIAPLVLAGPPSVTGFAGGRPAVQEIMAYWPALIPKTEIEPHLKVEVVQA
- a CDS encoding Uma2 family endonuclease, translating into MAVQFVQPYRFTEQQVARMEEAGILPRRGAELLDGIVYRAGEPVRFDRGTYYRLAEIGVLGEHAHVELIDGEIIEMTPAGSRHAACVTRITRLLIARTADVIVRSEKPLWLPDDYDPEPDVAVLRPEPREYEDAHPTHHDALVVVEVAESSIRYDRHVKAERYAAAGIPEYWLVDLTRDHVLIHQTPAGGAYTEVQVYGAGESWSSPVLNGLTVSVDDVIKPRSAL
- the groES gene encoding co-chaperone GroES, with the protein product MKVKPLADRVVVKALEDTEQMRGGLYIPDTAKEKPQQGEVVAVGPGKVEDGARVEMELKVGDKVLYGKYSGTEVTVENEQYLILRESDVLAVVG
- the groL gene encoding chaperonin GroEL (60 kDa chaperone family; promotes refolding of misfolded polypeptides especially under stressful conditions; forms two stacked rings of heptamers to form a barrel-shaped 14mer; ends can be capped by GroES; misfolded proteins enter the barrel where they are refolded when GroES binds); this translates as MAAKELVFSTDARAALKKGVDQLAEAVKVTLGPKGRNVVIDRKFGSPLITKDGVTVAKEVELENPIENMGAQMVKEVATKTSDLAGDGTTTATVLAQAIFREGLKNVTAGANPMSLKRGIDKAVEQVVAQLKSMSVETAGKKEIAQVGTISANSDEEIGNLIADAMEKVGKDGVITVEEAKGLETTLETVEGMQFDRGYLSPYFITDPDRMETVLEDAMILIHDKKVSSMKDLLPVLEKVAQMGRPLLIIAEDVEGEALATLVVNKLRGTLKVAAVKAPGFGDRRKSMLQDIAVLTGGQVISEEVGFKLENAVLSDLGRAKRIVIDKDNTTVVDGAGEQDLIKGRINEIRAAIDKTTSDYDREKLQERLAKLAGGVAVIHVGAATETEMKEKKARVEDALHATRAAVEEGIVPGGGVALLRAQAVLKSFKLDDADEQIGVRIIERALEEPIRQISQNAGVEGSIVVAKVRDNESNAYGYNARTDEYEDLVQAGVIDPTKVTRTALQNAASIAGLLLTTESVVVERPEPKSGGGGGGGGGMPGGMGDMY
- a CDS encoding DUF1569 domain-containing protein encodes the protein MKNLFEPARAAELKERLLRLRPDSERQWGKMSPAQAVAHCSIAMEMALGDTRAPRMLAGRIFGRIVKALALRNDAPIRRNTPTVPELVVADERSLDTERQRLSVLIDRFTAAGPAGCTTHPHAFFGRLTPQEWSVLMYKHVDHHLRQFEA
- a CDS encoding Uma2 family endonuclease, which encodes MRTTTKTERRLWTVDEYYRMGELGILPESGIELIDGMVREKKAWGTPRRWTYEDVLRMTTGGILDEDERLELIDGDLVCMTPIGHRHVYTVDLLTEFLGAEVRGRAILRVQSPLRFHSGEVPEPDLVVLRLHPDRYRSREAGPWDALLVVEVADSSLDRDLEKAALYARAAIGEYWIADVNAPSVIVHHTPVGGEYAVSREYRYGEVFASPVLGREIRVDEVLGPA